One genomic segment of Arachis duranensis cultivar V14167 chromosome 4, aradu.V14167.gnm2.J7QH, whole genome shotgun sequence includes these proteins:
- the LOC107486219 gene encoding uncharacterized protein LOC107486219 isoform X1, producing MSEPELACSYDYESYPGLTLLGGCLALYYHSRDSCSTDIWVMKEYKVHSSWTLYQIPFLFFQPLCLFNNGGIIGEIILSDKIKKIKFLMYNVGGELLPRVKYLCSGLNIGATEVMYTESLLPLSSDIKDKDNKNMMKNRKRKENVRSCGAVFCRP from the exons ATGTCTGAGCCTGAACTGGCATGCTCCTATGACTATGAGTCCTATCCAGGTCTCACCCTACTAGGGGGATGCCTAGCCTTGTATTATCACAGTCGTGATAGCTGTAGCACTGACATATGGGTGATGAAAGAATATAAAGTGCACTCATCTTGGACTCTCTATCAGattcctttccttttctttcagCCTCTGTGCTTATTCAATAATGGTGGTATTATTGGAGAAATAATTCTTtcggataaaataaaaaagataaagtttCTCATGTATAATGTGGGAGGAGAGCTGCTCCCACGTGTTAAATATCTTTGTTCTGGGCTTAACATCGGTGCAACCGAAGTTATGTATACAGAGAGTCTCCTACCACTCTCTAGTGATATTAAGGATAAGGATAATAAGAACAtgatgaaaaacaggaagaggAAGGAAAACG TCCGATCTTGTGGAGCTGTTTTCTGCAGGCCATGA
- the LOC107486219 gene encoding uncharacterized protein LOC107486219 isoform X2, with product MSEPELACSYDYESYPGLTLLGGCLALYYHSRDSCSTDIWVMKEYKVHSSWTLYQIPFLFFQPLCLFNNGGIIGEIILSDKIKKIKFLMYNVGGELLPRVKYLCSGLNIGATEVMYTESLLPLSSDIKDKDNKNMMKNRKRKENGSNQL from the exons ATGTCTGAGCCTGAACTGGCATGCTCCTATGACTATGAGTCCTATCCAGGTCTCACCCTACTAGGGGGATGCCTAGCCTTGTATTATCACAGTCGTGATAGCTGTAGCACTGACATATGGGTGATGAAAGAATATAAAGTGCACTCATCTTGGACTCTCTATCAGattcctttccttttctttcagCCTCTGTGCTTATTCAATAATGGTGGTATTATTGGAGAAATAATTCTTtcggataaaataaaaaagataaagtttCTCATGTATAATGTGGGAGGAGAGCTGCTCCCACGTGTTAAATATCTTTGTTCTGGGCTTAACATCGGTGCAACCGAAGTTATGTATACAGAGAGTCTCCTACCACTCTCTAGTGATATTAAGGATAAGGATAATAAGAACAtgatgaaaaacaggaagaggAAGGAAAACG GTTCTAATCAACTGTGA
- the LOC107486218 gene encoding uncharacterized protein LOC107486218, translating into MLRNLMSVTDQHKTYQPFGGKIVVLKGDFRQKISVIPKGNRHDILASAINSSHLWSFCKVLKLYTNMRLLMSSSDQDEGEMKIFANWILDIGNGNIGSVVGDELEVEIPDDLLITTTDDPLSHLVDFACPNLLQNMSDYRYFQSRAILAPTLKSIEKVNDFVLTIFSGMKKEYLSSDTTCQADENEDVKQEWFTPEFLNDIKCSGLLIHKLTLKPGVAVMLLRNIDQTSGLCNRTRLIVNKLGSNIIGAAVVTGRNIGDKVYIPIMNLIPSDSGLPFKFQRRQFSLKQYALQ; encoded by the coding sequence ATGCTCAGGAATCTTATGTCAGTTACCGATCAACATAAGACATATCAACCATTTGGTGGTAAGATTGTTGTTCTAAAAGGTGATTTCAGACAGAAAATTTCGGTGATTCCGAAAGGAAATAGACACGATATATTAGCATCCGCTATTAACTCATCCCATCTGTGGTCATTTTGTAAGGTTCTGAAACTGTATACGAATATGAGGCTTCTAATGTCTTCTTCGGATCAAGATGAAGGTGAAATGAAGATATTTGCTAATTGGATACTTGATATTGGAAATGGAAATATTGGCTCTGTCGTTGGTGATGAATTAGAAGTTGAAATTCCAGATGATCTATTGATTACAACTACTGATGATCCTCTCTCTCATTTGGTAGACTTTGCATGTCCAAATTTGTTGCAAAACATGTCAGATTACAGGTATTTTCAGAGTAGAGCAATTCTTGCACCCACACTTAAGAGTATCGAGAAGGTAAACGATTTTGTCTTGACAATCTTTTCAGGGATGAAAAAGGAGTATTTAAGCTCTgacacaacatgtcaagctgatGAGAATGAAGATGTAAAACAAGAGTGGTTCACACCAGAGTTTCTAAATGACATCAAATGTTCGGGACTACTCATTCACAAGTTGACTTTGAAGCCAGGAGTCGCTGTAATGCTACTGCGAAACATAGACCAGACTTCAGGTTTATGTAACAGGACAAGATTAATAGTTAACAAACTTGGCAGCAATATAATTGGAGCGGCGGTAGTGACCGGTAGAAATATTGGAGATAAAGTGTACATTCCAATAATGAACTTGATCCCTTCAGATTCAGGATTGCCATTTAAGTTCCAACGGAGACAATTTTCATTAAAACAGTATGCTTTGCAATGA
- the LOC107486506 gene encoding F-box protein CPR1-like: protein MDKKKKEQTEQSSMKKKKKNQNDKSKSIHDILPLDLIHIILLRVPIRHLARLRCVSKLWCSLISDPDFAESHFHHSPVSTNSCISIGKSGMAYSVDLDALFSDGNDALREVSPPFYKTQPYVVKVLGSCRGSILFVRDPNFVVWNPLTGSSKLISYSHIDSRCKRQFFSRYCNFLLYGFGYDASQDDYLVVVAWQDMNNHDHFDCFSMRTNSWIDFDAALPKPLFSFGSDSTGFFLNDAIHWVQLSPAYRDVILIFDLKERTFSMISKPEQLVMSACSYPRLALLGGCLALYGCNYDSCSTDIWVMKEYKVHSSWTLYQIPCKFFQPLCLSSNGDIIGKGNDSLETGFYMYNLREERLQCIKSPYFSGNYFVSEPVYTESRH, encoded by the coding sequence ATggataagaagaagaaggagcagACAGAGCAATCGagtatgaagaagaagaagaagaatcagaaTGACAAGAGCAAGAGCATTCACGACATCCTCCCTCTTGACCTGATTCACATAATCCTACTGCGGGTGCCGATCAGACATCTCGCTCGCCTCAGGTGCGTTTCCAAGCTCTGGTGCTCTCTCATTTCTGATCCTGACTTTGCGGAATCGCATTTTCACCACTCTCCCGTATCAACCAACTCATGCATCTCCATAGGAAAAAGTGGGATGGCTTACTCTGTTGACTTAGACGCACTATTTAGTGACGGCAATGATGCATTAAGAGAGGTGTCTCCCCCTTTCTACAAGACACAACCTTACGTTGTTAAGGTCCTTGGATCCTGCAGAGGCTCCATTCTCTTTGTTCGAGACCCAAATTTTGTGGTATGGAACCCACTGACCGGATCCAGCAAATTAATATCCTACTCTCATATTGATTCTCGATGTAAGCGCCAATTCTTTAGCCGTTACTGCAACTTTCTTCTCTATGGATTTGGTTATGATGCATCCCAGGATGATTACTTAGTAGTTGTagcttggcaagatatgaataACCATGATCACTTTGACTGCTTTTCCATGAGAACCAATTCATGGATTGATTTTGATGCTGCACTCCCCAAACCCTTGTTTAGTTTTGGCAGCGATTCTACTGGGTTCTTCTTGAATGACGCTATTCATTGGGTGCAGTTATCTCCTGCTTACAGGGATGTTATTCTTATCTTTGATCTGAAGGAGAGGACTTTCTCAATGATATCTAAACCGGAACAACTTGTAATGAGTGCATGCTCCTATCCAAGACTCGCCCTACTAGGAGGCTGCCTAGCCTTGTATGGTTGCAATTATGATAGCTGTAGTACTGACATATGGGTGATGAAAGAATATAAAGTGCACTCATCTTGGACTCTCTATCAGATTCCTTGCAAATTCTTTCAGCCATTGTGCTTATCCAGTAATGGTGATATTATTGGAAAAGGTAATGATTCCCTCGAAACGGGGTTCTACATGTATAATCTCAGAGAAGAGAGACTCCAATGTATTAAAAGTCCTTATTTTTCGGGCAACTACTTTGTATCCGAACCTGTGTATACAGAGAGCCGACATTAA